One Aegilops tauschii subsp. strangulata cultivar AL8/78 chromosome 2, Aet v6.0, whole genome shotgun sequence genomic window, CCTCGGATCTTGGCTAATCTCCATCCAACATTGGCAAATCAACTTGTCCTCATCTTGTGTATATGAACCCGTGCAAATGCTCTTCCTCCTCTTTTGTGCTTCCGCTCTTTGGGTGAGCTCGTCGATGAACAATGGCTCGCCACTAATATCAACGTCAttgccttcttcttcatcaccatcacCTTCGCAATAGATGTCATCGTCTTCATGCCACGAGTCACCATGGTCGTAGTCAGCACGGTCGTCAGCCTCTTCATCAGGGACGTACTGAGCGCGGCCATCCTGACTTTGGGTCTCGTCGGGGTCGTAGGCACGGCCCTGCCCACCCTCGAAGATCACGTCCTCCATGTACTGGTTGTAGAAGGGGTCGTCGACCGGTGGCGTTGGTGTTGGCATTCCGTCAAACAAGACGCTGGGGGCCGGCATGGTGCCCGTGAACAGTGCCCGTGCTTGCTTTCTTAGCATCTCGACGGACAGCCGGCCGCCGCTGCTGGACCCAGGCGTGACGTTGAGGTCGATGACGGCCGAGGGGCGCGGTGTGGATGGCGCGATCACGCCAACGTCCGGCGACCCCGAGAAACGGGTCTGGCCGTCGTGCCTTGGCGGAGGGAAGACGGGCGACATGGGCGTGGTCCGCGACGTCGGCGAGTGGCAGTGTGGAGGCCGGGCGACCGACGAGCCTGTGCTCGTCGGGCCGACGGCCGTGGCAGGGAAACCGTCCGGACGGCCCAGCCAAGCATGAGGAGGGCGTGCGCTTTGTTGACGATGTCCTCCTTCTCGTCGAACGCGGCCTTGCGCCGCGCGGCCTCCATCGCATCGCGCTCGGCGGCGAACTTGGCCGCGGCGGCATTGACCTTGACGACAGCTCTCCGGCTCATCCTCTTCGCCGATTCCGCGTTCAacttggcgatctcctccggcgtgcactccgaccgcggcttccttggcgccttggccgccttcttcttcaccTTTCCGGGTGGGTCGACGGCCAGGCCGCGGGAATTCGGCTGGGCGTCGGCCatggaggggggagggagggggcggcgtgAGGGATGTGGGAGGGTTTGGGGGAAATGGCGCCAAATGGGGCGTGGGGGGAGGGGGTTTTGCTTTCTCCCACCGACAAGCGGGCCAGGGGAGGACAAGCGCGCGTGTCCCGCCCGTCCGCGCGCTATCTGTTTCACCCCGAAATCGGCGCAAACTTGGGCCGGGGATGAGTCGAAAATGAACAGAAAACGGACAAAAGTCCGTTTGCACCCGCGCGCTGGGCCGTCTGGTTTGTCCGTTTTACCCTAAACGGACGGGGCCGGACAGGATAGGGTCACGCGGTGGAGTTGGCTTTAGGCGTTGGGACTTGGGAGGCAGTGGATCCGAGATCCGAGAGGTACATGGTTGTTTATCCATCTGACTATGATGCCGCTGCCGTTTTAAACGACGCTGCCGATGAGCGATGAACCATCTGGTGATGCAAATCCTTGTGTCTTAGTAGTGACGAGTATCCGTGACTAAAAAAACAAAGGAAACTAGTAAAGAATCATAATTCATGTTCCAATTCTTTAGAAGGGCGCTCCAAAATCTTCTTGTTTCCTTAACATTTTCAAGGGTCGGTTGTTCTTGGTTAAACTAAATCTTCAGGAACTCTCATGTATGTATGCTCACAAATCACAAATAGATTAGTCTCTTAATCACTTTTGTCGTCAATACTTCAAAACCTCAAAGgaggcactagatgcacttatgAATGTTCTTAAATACAGAAAACGTTCTATAAATTTTTTAAAGTTCTCAAATTTTTTTAGGTTTTCAAAAAGTACTTTGAATGTAAAAAATGTTCCTGCATACAAAAAATAttgaattttaaaaatattctCAGAAATCGGAAAAAACTTCTCAAATTAAAGAAAGTcatgttttcaaaaatattttaaaaaaatatttttttcgaAAATTGTTCTTTAGTAGTACTTCCTTCGATTCATATTACTTATTGCAACTTTAGTACCACTTTGTACTAAAGTTGTACTAAAGATGCGGCAAGTCATATCGATAGCAGGGAGTACAAGAAATATTCTCAATTTTTAAAGAATCCTCTTGAATTTAGAAAATGTAAtgtataaaatataaaataaaactgatttttttttaattttggaaAAATGCCAAActaaaaaataaaacaaattaaaaaggtaGAGAAAACGAAAgtagaaaagaaacagaaaatcAGACTGGAACATTCTAGAAGGTCTTAAAACCAAGAAAACATGAGTCATAAACCTTCCTGCTAACTAACTAAATGGACGGCCCTGTTatagcatctctagcagaccccttaTATCGCGCCGAACAGTAAAATAATCGCCGGTTTACAGTTTTGCGGGGCGTGGCAAATTCTTTCCTTCAACCTTTAGAAACACGGGGCAGGGGCAGGAGGCCGACTGGAGGGTGACCCCTATCACTAGCGAGATTTGGCATGAGAGACATTTCCGCGTGACAGTTCCCGCTCTCACTCCCCGCCGCCGCCATTAATCTTTCTCCACGCACTCCAGACCACCTTCCTTGGCGCTGTAGCGCCGCCATGGACGCCTCCCAGCCGTTTCCCATCCCCGTGGACGTCATGGGCGAACCAACCCCTCAAGTAGATCTCGTCGCCGGCCGTGTCGCGCCCATCGCCGTTCAAGCCTCCACCGCCCGTACCCCCAAGCGCCAGGGTAACATCGTCGTCCAGAGCGGCGCTTCCGCAATCACCGCCGAGAAGGcacgcgccgcccgccgccgccgccgctgctgcgaATCCGGTGCATGCCGTCCCTACCCAGCAGGTGAAGAGGCACAAGAAGGCAAGGGTGAAATGCAAAGGCGGACACAAAAGGTACTGCGAGCACCACGCCACCACCTCCTCTGATCGCCACCCAAGAGCTTCCCCTAGGACGTCTGCCGACGACGCAGTTGTCGCCGCCCCCGAGGTGTTCGACGGAATGGGCGCAAGGTATGAAACTTTGATTTTCTTTTAGTTGTTTGCACTTTTCGCCATTGCGATTGTTCGTGTCTTGTGGAGCGAAATTGTAGCGCTGATTTGCATGATGCAATTGCCGAGTTTGTGCGCATGTTGGACGACAATGCTTCGGTGGCGGTGGTGgagagtgatgatgatgatgatggtcatGGAGGTGGTGGTGGCTTCGGTGGCAGTGGTCGCGAGTGATGAATCATATTATGTTTTACCGTTCGGCTTTGATGGGTCTGTTCTGCCGCAGCCCGCCAAAACACGTTTTTCGCGGCCTTTATACTCACTTTAAAGATCCGCTCGAtaaggggtctgctagagatgctctttgTCGCTCGCCTCGCTGTCCCTTGCATTTGCTCGAGTCCCTATACACTGCCCATGTGCGTAAAAAATGTAACCCTAAAAAACGAATGTGCGTAAAACATGTGAGTCCCAGGGTgcttgggctggcccattatgccCCCAATCGGTTTTTTTGGAGCATATAATCCATACTTTAGCACCCGGTTCACTGTAGCACCTCACTCTGAATACTCCTAAAAAAGCACCTGTCTttgaacattttaaaaatatGAATATATATGCTGAACTTTTTTTTGAATATGCATTGAGCAATTTGTAATGTATGTTGAACAATTTTCAAATGTGCATTGAATATTTGTGTAATGTACGTTGAACATCTTTttaatacacattgaacattCATAGTATTCGCTGAACAAAGTCTTAATATATGTTGACTTTTATAATGCATGGTGAGATTTTTACAAAATACCGTGAACACTTTCTTAATATATGAATTATTTTATAATGCACACTGATTTTTTATAATACCCAAAAAATagataaaaacaaaaaataaacagaaacagaaacagaaaaaataaatagaaatagaAACAGAAACAAAAGTTGGTCTGACAGCCACCAGATTGTGCGGTGAATTCGCTCCTAGACGATGTATCAGTTTTTTCATCTTAATAAGCTAGCCACGATAGCCTTCCCtaaaaaaagaaacagaaaaaataaaatagaaaacagtGAAATCTAACCATGGGCCGGCCCAAACTGAGGCGTCGGGGAAGGGGCACCTTCAGCGAAGAGCGTCAAATAGGAAAAGCCGAGTAGGACTATATGGCAGATTGATCCATTGTTTTgaggttttttttttttttgcgttGATCGTTTTGATTAGTTGGGCCCCTGCTGTATAAGTGCACTTTTAGGCTCGGATATACGTGCACTaccagtttttctttttcttttttttgacaTGGTTATTACCGGGAATTACGTGAATACCTGCTTCGACTCAAACTCGGCCACTCGTACGCTGGTGCCCTCTATCTATAAATACTTAATATACGAAGTCTACGGTCGCAACTCACAATCGATCGATTTCGAGCGAGTTGCTGCCGTCCACCGATCGAGTAGGATGCGCATCTATTTGCCTTGGGACCTCGATGGCTATGCTACAGTGGGACGTCCTCGTCCCAGTGAGGCCGAGGAGATCCCCAGCGACATGCTACAGGAAATCATGACGAAGCTACCGACCAAGGACGTGGCCCGCTGCTGCTGCGTCTCCAGCGCCCTCGGAGACCCCACCTTCCGCAAGCTCCACGCAGCGAGCCCTGCCGCGCTGTCGGCGGAGCCCGAGTTCTTGTGCTTATCCAGTGTACCATGCGGGCTCGGCCAGAGCGTCAAGACCAGTGTCTTCGGGTTATCGTCGGACAAACCCAT contains:
- the LOC141040779 gene encoding uncharacterized protein; the protein is MAALQRQGRWSGVRGERLMAAAGSESGNCHAEMSLMPNLASDRGHPPVGLLPLPRVSKVCADFGVKQIARGRAGHARLSSPGPLVGGRKQNPLPPRPIWRHFPQTLKKAAKAPRKPRSECTPEEIAKLNAESAKRMSRRAVVKVNAAAAKFAAERDAMEAARRKAEYMEDVIFEGGQGRAYDPDETQSQDGRAQYVPDEEADDRADYDHGDSWHEDDDIYCEGDGDEEEGNDVDISGEPLFIDELTQRAEAQKRRKSICTAFQSLEAFKARHNDKPFTLTPCWTIINNCPKFKDQYHELQRKRGMKTAKFAGGGDGEACKRPRGKTNSKVDDIRDASSMALHDTLHDMISQKDVRDEKKRQSKDEQMKQYLDLQRKKLEMEEAAKRRKIDMEEAARQRQLDIEADNVKARQRQLDIEATNTATKAKEVALAIMSVDLSKMSEKTRAWFEASQKEMLDADGLN